CCTTGCACTCGCTTTTAGGAAGAACCTCTCTACGCCGTTTATTTTGACTACTCTCGGCGATGACACTTTTTCCATAAAACCTACAAACATATAAACGACCATATATCTCGTTGTCTTTATTACGATGGCTAGCTTAATAGCAAATCCATTTTGTAAAGCATAAGCCCTAAAAAAATGACCGGCCTTATCCACACTTTGAAAAATTTGATTCAAATATGGAACTCCCCCCCCCATCAACATTTTCATACAAATTTGCATCCTctacattatcatcttcatcttccTCCTCACCCTCAACATTATCACTATCATTTTCATCATTTTCATCTTCAACATAACCAAATCCtcatctaaattaataaattccTCATTTCTATCTACAAAATCATCATCTTCAACATATACAGGGGTTTTAGGTTCTTCACTAGTATTTAAATCATCAAGATGTAAGCTATGATCAATAGACtctttttttttcattttgaCGTTTATGACGAAACATACGAGCAAATAATTTATCCGCCATGAAAATGTAAAATTTAAGACAAGAAATATACCTTGAATTGACAAAACTACTTGAATTTCTTGATAAAAATGCCCAAAATTCGCCTAAATTGATCACTCTCCAAGTAGAATTTTGTTGGGAATTTTTTGTTGGTTTGTGTGGTGGGGAGGCTGTTGGGTTGCCAGGGATAAGGGAGCAATACACCCAACCGCGGAAAATTTCAGCGGCCCGTCCCACCCAACCGCGGAAATTTTCCGCGGTCCGCCCCTAATCCCAGCCACCCAATTCCCATCCAACGGCTACCAATGTGTTTGTTATGAACTGATCTACAACAAACGGTACAACAAACGGTTGTTGTAGACCGTCCCCCTATAGTAAATATCTTTCAAAAAGAAAGTTATCTCAAGATGTTATTTATTTGATAATCTTTTTCATTTTAAACTTAATTCTATATTGTATGCTTTATAATTCAATTTGAATTATTTGAGCACCTTGTAAATGCTGGGGCCCATCAATTGAATTATAGAAATTAGGATTCCctaatttaattgattaattcctTTAAAGATAGCATTTTATTACTTTTTGTtctttaaaattattatttatggATAGGTAATTTGACAGTTACTTACTACTACTCCTTTAAGAAGAAAAATACACAAGCCCCTTCCTATCTTTCATTGCTCTTCATCTTATAAGCTTTCTCAAAGACTCTACAAAAAAAGTAGTGCACACGTATACATGAGAAGAATGGAGACTATTTACGAAGAGCACGAAAATAATAATCCACATTACGACGATGCCATCACCACTGATGAAGAAGAACAAGTGCAAGAAGAAGATGACGAAGACAACTCGGAAGAAAGCTCAGAGGAGGACAGAAGCAGCTATGGATGTGTTGGTGAAACTCGAAGAAGAATACTAGGATCATCATCAAGAATGTCATGGTTACGAGAATGGGACCGTGTGTTTCCTTTGATATCAGCTCTATGTCTGTTTATTGATCCTACTTTCTTTTACATACTCTCTGTTAATGAAGATGGAATGTGTTTTTATATTGATGGCTGGTTTGCTCTCGGTCTCTCGTTTCTGCGATCAGTCACAGATGGCTTGCACATCTGGAATATTTGGCGTCAGTACCGCAGCTCATCGTCTGTGCACGGTGTCAGGAAGATCTATGGTGGTTTAGCATTGCAGAATTTCAAGGGCAAAATGGACTTCCTCCTTTTTGTGTTTGTCATCTTACCTTTGCCACAGGTCAGCTATTGTTCTAAAAATTCCTTATACTTATCTAATCATACTTAATTACCAAAAAATTGAAATCGATATATACAATCCAAATTAAACATATCAAAGGAAAGTTAGGTACCATAGTAGTTTGTTGCATTAGATTGCAGTGGGCAGTAGATGAGTAGATGTTGAAAATTCTACTTTTATTTGGATGCATGTACTTGAATGAGTATTAACTGGTTAAAGCTTTATAAAGAAGACAATTTTATGCATGTCACCGTATTAATTGCCATGGCCTTCtttttttctgtttttttctgctttaaaaattcaaattttgTTTTACGATCATTTAAATTGCAAAATacttaaatattaattaaattattattattcgaaaattAATTAATACTTGTATGAACGGAATGATCACTGCAGGTTGTAATATGGTTTGCGGTTCCAGCAATGTTGAAGAAGGGTGAACAAACAAGAGCGATGACTTTAATGCTCATAATGTTTCTATTGCAATACATCCCAAAGATTTATAATGCTGTTTGCTTATTGCGTCGCATGCTCTTTCAATACATTTTCGGAACAGCTTGGTGGGGGATCGGCTTAAACATCATTGCAATTTTTGTCGCCTCAAATGTAAGTAGACACACACATAGATAATCACAGTTCTCTCTTAACGCAAGTAGTGAGGTTTTAAGCATAATAATCAGTTTTATGTTGTGTGTGTGCACGAGTTAAATAATGAGCTATTTGCAGGTGGTGGGAGCGTGTTACTACTTGCTAGGAATACAGAGGTCAGCTAGGTGCTTGATGGAGCAATGCAAGGAAACAGAGAGTTGTACATTTAATCTACTTTCTTGTGAGAACCCTTTCTTCTTTGGGAGCACATATAAGGTGAAAGACAATTTGCGAATGTCATGGGGAAATAACAACGATGCCAGATCTTACTGCCTACAAAGCAGTGATAATAGTCAGTATGATTACGGGTCATTTGAATGGATAACTCTACTTGTTTGCAATAACAGCCGTGTGGAGAAGATGCTTCTTCCTCTCTTTTGGGGAGTCATGATGCTTTGGTAGGTTCATCATCCATTATTGTATTAATCTTTTTGTTAATTAAACGTGTACATAGTCACTCTTGTTTTTATTGATGATTGATGCAGCACTTTTGGGAATCTGGTGAGCACTGATGACTGGTTAGAAATTGTGTTCATGATAATTGTTACTGTATGCGGCCTCGTGCTGGTCACGATGTTAATTGGCAACATTAAGGTAATCATTTTCTTAGAGAAGTTGAAGGTTTGAGTAGAGACTTGGACTTTTAAAAGACAATATGAAATGTATTTAAACTTTATAGTTCAGTTTTTTTACCACGAATCATTAGCTTACTTCATGTTCTGTTTACAAAGATTAAAGGGAAACTTTTATTTATTTGCATTTAATGACCGATTATGTTTCTATTCAGGTGTTCTTGATGGCAACATCATCAAAGAAACTTGCAAGGAAAGTATATGTAAACAATGTCGACTGGTGGATGAATAGGAGAAACATGCCACAAGGACTGCGGCAGAGGGTACGTAACTATGAGCGGCAGCGTTGGATTGCAATGCGTGGTGTAGATGAGCGTGACATGATACGTAGCCTTCCCGAGGGTCTTAGGAGAGACATCAAATACCATCTCTGCTTGGACTTGGTGACACAGGTAATTAGCCTTACTTTTAATACCTATAAAACTCAAATACAAACAACTATTTCTACATAGAGCATTAGAGCTAAACAAAATATCAACCATGACTTCAGAAAACACATAATTGATAACCAGCATCAGATATGTTAACACATGTGATCTGAAACCTAAATTAATTAACAATCTATCTGGTGTTGTTAGAAGCACGACTAAATTTTGTGTAGCAACACCTTTTTCTAGAGCTGGCTATGAAAAACAATCAGCAGTACAAAATAAAATCTTTACTTTGTCCTTGTAATGATGAATAGAGTAAGATGATGGTTTAAATATGAACTGACACATTCTACATGTTTCAGGTACCACTGTTTCAGCACATGGATAGTTTGGTACTGGAGAACATCTGTGATAGAGTGACATCCCTTGTCTTTCCTAAAGGAGAGATTGTGAGTGTTTAAAATTAACTTGATATGTAAGAATATTATTTCAGAACATAATGATTTTACATCAATTTTAATTGCAGGTAATTAAAGAAGGTGATCCAGTACACAGAATGTTATTTATTGTAAGAGGTCATCTCCAATGCAATCAAGTAGTTCGCAGTTAAATTAACAGTAGCTGCATATTAGGCTCCGGAAATTTTTGCGGAGATGAGCTCTTGTCATGGTGTGTGAGAAAGCCATTCATAGAAATTCTCCCACCGTCTTCATCAACGCTAATCAGTCTCGAACCAACAGAGGCATTCGGGCTGGAAGCAGAAGATGTTAAATACGTGACACAACATTTTCGCCTGAATGAAAAGGTGAAAATGAGTGCTCGCTATTATTCCCCTGGGTGGAGAACCTGGGCAGCTGTTACCATTCAGCTAGCTTGGCTGCGGCACCGCCTAAAACTTTCATCTCTTCCATTTATCGTGCCTAGGAGAACATTGTTGAGGTCTGCTTTGCTTGGGGAGGAAAGGCTCAGGCGCTATACTGCAATGCTTACTTCACCTAAGCCTCATCAAGATGAGAATGTTCCTAGATGTAATAACTGACAACTGTACAAGTTCAGAattaatattcagatatttcagTAATTAAAGAttgatttaaataaaatttgCAGTTAAATTGGCATTTTTGTTTTGCACAGTATTATTTATTTATGCGTGTGCGCACTAATATCCACTACTTGAGATAGCGAAATTACAGAATCGGTTTAAGAATGATCTTACTTGTAAATTTTTCGGGGCACTCAATTTCACTTTTTTCGTTGAAGCAAATATGTAGTGTTACATAGTTCACATCCTCTGCTTGGAGATCCAATGCTTCAAGAATGATCAGCATAGATACAGACGGTGGGAGAATTTCGATGAATGGCTTCCTCAGGCATCATGACAAGAGCTCCAACTTCAAACTGTTGACTCCACTTCAAACTACTTGACcgcattatatatatatatatgtcctCTTAATAACATTCTCCGTACTGACTGACTTTATTTAGTTAACACTTATGTAGAAAGGAATGATTTCATTGCAGATGTTCTCTCGGATCAAACTACCCATGCCCTGAGATAAAGTTACATGGTTAGTTTTTTAAATCAGCACTTTGATTTATTCATGAATGATCATCACATACACAATTTGACAAAGACACAATTGTATCATTATAT
The sequence above is drawn from the Apium graveolens cultivar Ventura chromosome 2, ASM990537v1, whole genome shotgun sequence genome and encodes:
- the LOC141707861 gene encoding cyclic nucleotide-gated ion channel 4-like: MRRMETIYEEHENNNPHYDDAITTDEEEQVQEEDDEDNSEESSEEDRSSYGCVGETRRRILGSSSRMSWLREWDRVFPLISALCLFIDPTFFYILSVNEDGMCFYIDGWFALGLSFLRSVTDGLHIWNIWRQYRSSSSVHGVRKIYGGLALQNFKGKMDFLLFVFVILPLPQVVIWFAVPAMLKKGEQTRAMTLMLIMFLLQYIPKIYNAVCLLRRMLFQYIFGTAWWGIGLNIIAIFVASNVVGACYYLLGIQRSARCLMEQCKETESCTFNLLSCENPFFFGSTYKVKDNLRMSWGNNNDARSYCLQSSDNSQYDYGSFEWITLLVCNNSRVEKMLLPLFWGVMMLCTFGNLVSTDDWLEIVFMIIVTVCGLVLVTMLIGNIKVFLMATSSKKLARKVYVNNVDWWMNRRNMPQGLRQRVRNYERQRWIAMRGVDERDMIRSLPEGLRRDIKYHLCLDLVTQVPLFQHMDSLVLENICDRVTSLVFPKGEIVIKEGDPVHRMLFIVRGHLQCNQVVRS